The sequence ATTTCTCTCGGCATAGACAGGGTAATCCTTGGAACATCCGCAATCGAGAACCCCGATCTTCTAAAGGCTGCCGCAGACCTCTATCCCGGACGTATACTTGTGGGAATTGATGCCAGAGGGGGAAAGGTAGCTGTCAGGGGATGGGAGGAACTTACTGAAACTGACGCAGTTGACTTTGCCTGCAAAGTCGAAGAGACTGGGGCGGCAGGCATTATATACACAGATATCCTGAGGGACGGTATGCTTACAGGACCGAATCTCGCGGCAACGGAGGAAATGGTAAAATCGGTTAGCATACCCGTTATTGCATCGGGAGGGGTATCATCTGTGGAAGATATAATGAAATTAAGCAGAATAAAAGGCCTGTGGGGTGCAATAACCGGGAAGGCCCTTTACACGGGAAGGGTCGTCCTGAAGGACGCGATCAGCACACTCGGCACCTCTCCCTCATAATGCAGCACCAACGGCACTCCGCTCGCTTCCCCCTGTATCC comes from bacterium BMS3Abin08 and encodes:
- the hisA gene encoding 1-(5-phosphoribosyl)-5-[(5-phosphoribosylamino) methylideneamino] imidazole-4-carboxamide isomerase, with the protein product MGDGLPGNDNPGSSVKLSDQRSGPSARCIVKTVSADPQRLRNCNFMIVIPAIDLKNGECVRLLQGRREDVTSYSKDPVSVAKRWMDEGAALIHIVDLDGAFSGSQRNSESIKKIRNSVDVQLEVGGGIRDIGRIKELISLGIDRVILGTSAIENPDLLKAAADLYPGRILVGIDARGGKVAVRGWEELTETDAVDFACKVEETGAAGIIYTDILRDGMLTGPNLAATEEMVKSVSIPVIASGGVSSVEDIMKLSRIKGLWGAITGKALYTGRVVLKDAISTLGTSPS